A window of Streptomyces puniciscabiei contains these coding sequences:
- a CDS encoding DUF2267 domain-containing protein → MISHRHLVEEVASRARLDDPEAADAAVHLVLAALSSRLDPPHREHLRQAVPAHERPALQYGADVAEGSGMRLDELLADVARPVGATPDQALFLARTVVCRISAEDTSLAADLRDALPDEFGTLFTEPDPLS, encoded by the coding sequence ATGATCAGCCATCGGCATCTGGTGGAAGAGGTGGCGTCGCGCGCTCGGCTCGACGACCCGGAGGCGGCGGACGCCGCCGTGCATCTGGTCCTCGCGGCGCTGAGCAGTCGCCTGGACCCACCGCACCGGGAGCATCTGCGCCAGGCCGTACCGGCCCACGAACGTCCCGCGCTGCAGTACGGCGCCGACGTGGCGGAGGGCTCCGGCATGCGGCTCGACGAACTGCTGGCCGATGTGGCCCGGCCCGTGGGTGCGACTCCGGACCAGGCCCTGTTCCTGGCCCGGACGGTGGTCTGCCGGATCTCCGCGGAGGACACGTCTCTGGCCGCCGACCTGCGAGACGCCCTGCCGGACGAGTTCGGCACGCTGTTCACGGAACCCGATCCGCTCTCCTAG
- a CDS encoding DUF2267 domain-containing protein, with translation MTSTEFLATVREHGEYTDRDEAARVTEAVLSTLGDRLQPTAADHLADQLPLEIGAFVSGVGNTGRTWGVQEFVRQVARAAAEDETAARRDAEVVLTAVGNTVSGGELHKLLSVLPSGYAALFGHPELT, from the coding sequence ATGACGTCCACCGAATTCCTCGCCACCGTGCGGGAGCACGGGGAGTACACCGATCGCGACGAGGCGGCCCGCGTCACCGAAGCCGTCCTCAGCACCCTCGGCGACCGGCTGCAGCCCACCGCGGCGGATCACCTCGCGGATCAACTGCCTCTGGAGATCGGCGCCTTCGTCTCCGGCGTGGGCAACACAGGACGGACCTGGGGCGTGCAGGAGTTCGTCCGCCAGGTGGCCCGGGCCGCCGCCGAGGACGAGACCGCCGCCCGCAGGGACGCGGAAGTGGTCCTCACCGCCGTGGGCAACACCGTGTCGGGCGGTGAGCTGCACAAGCTGCTCAGCGTGCTCCCGAGCGGATACGCCGCGCTGTTCGGCCACCCCGAACTGACCTGA
- a CDS encoding Smr/MutS family protein has translation MLSLDLHPIFRNNRDIELALRQFLFKANHSGEPVAEIIPGKGSGRLRTRVLAFLDQKHIRKLYVRREVDTGNTGRILIHFR, from the coding sequence ATGCTGTCGCTCGATCTCCACCCGATCTTCCGCAACAACCGCGACATCGAACTCGCGCTGCGTCAGTTCCTCTTCAAGGCCAACCACTCGGGCGAGCCCGTTGCGGAGATCATCCCGGGCAAGGGATCCGGGCGGCTCAGGACTCGGGTGCTCGCGTTCCTGGACCAGAAGCACATCAGGAAGCTCTACGTCCGGCGCGAGGTCGACACGGGCAACACCGGACGCATCCTCATCCACTTCCGGTGA
- a CDS encoding ABC transporter substrate-binding protein, whose product MTTPRARAAAVAGCFALVALGLSACGNPPPTARPQKPSVATSAENAGGMPALIAAAKREGALTAIALPRDWADYGGLIDGFEKKYGIKVRVDNPHGHSEDEIDALRKRGNSPTAPDVIDVGDTFARTAAQQNLLAPYKVAAFDSIPMNQKDANARWSNNYGGYISIGCDAHRVRTCPETFADLLKPAYKGKVALEGDPTRSATAFDSVYAAALANNGSFDNIQPGLDFFAQLEKIGNFNPVSSTTATVEDGRTPISINWDYVNLHYADQLRDKGVDWQVAIPFDGSFAQYFALAVNKHAPHPAAARLWQEYLFSTEGQNLRLRGYARPVLMDVMKQDGTLDKAAAARLPTVEGTPQFPTDEQLEKARKTVTQGWAKAVSGRP is encoded by the coding sequence GTGACCACACCCCGTGCCCGAGCAGCGGCCGTCGCCGGCTGCTTCGCTCTCGTGGCACTGGGCCTGAGCGCCTGCGGCAACCCACCACCGACCGCCAGGCCCCAGAAGCCGTCGGTGGCCACGTCCGCCGAGAACGCGGGCGGCATGCCCGCACTGATCGCCGCAGCCAAACGGGAGGGCGCGCTCACTGCGATCGCGCTGCCGCGTGACTGGGCCGACTACGGCGGGCTGATCGACGGCTTCGAGAAGAAGTACGGGATCAAGGTCAGGGTCGACAACCCGCACGGCCACAGCGAGGACGAGATCGACGCCCTGCGGAAGCGGGGGAACAGTCCGACGGCCCCCGACGTGATCGACGTGGGCGACACGTTCGCGCGGACCGCTGCGCAGCAGAACCTGCTCGCGCCGTACAAGGTCGCCGCCTTCGACTCGATCCCCATGAACCAGAAGGACGCGAACGCCCGCTGGTCCAACAACTACGGGGGCTACATCTCCATCGGCTGCGACGCCCACCGGGTGAGGACCTGTCCCGAGACCTTCGCCGATCTGCTGAAGCCCGCTTACAAGGGCAAGGTCGCGCTGGAAGGCGACCCGACCCGGTCGGCCACCGCCTTCGACAGCGTCTACGCCGCCGCGCTGGCGAACAACGGGTCCTTCGACAACATCCAGCCCGGCCTCGACTTCTTCGCCCAGCTCGAGAAGATCGGCAACTTCAATCCCGTCAGTTCCACCACGGCAACCGTCGAGGACGGCCGGACCCCCATCAGCATCAACTGGGACTACGTCAACCTCCATTACGCCGACCAGCTCCGCGACAAGGGCGTCGACTGGCAGGTCGCGATCCCCTTCGACGGCAGCTTCGCCCAGTACTTCGCCCTCGCGGTCAACAAGCACGCCCCGCACCCGGCGGCCGCCCGCCTGTGGCAGGAGTACCTCTTCAGCACAGAGGGCCAGAACCTCCGGCTGCGCGGCTACGCCCGCCCGGTGCTCATGGACGTCATGAAGCAGGACGGCACCCTCGACAAGGCCGCCGCCGCACGACTGCCGACGGTTGAGGGAACACCCCAGTTCCCGACGGACGAGCAACTGGAGAAGGCGAGGAAGACGGTCACCCAGGGCTGGGCGAAGGCCGTCTCCGGCCGGCCGTGA
- a CDS encoding MFS transporter: MYLTDRSAPVEAGIDRRRRRGPGRGVAPVVLVLGTVSLITDISSEMVTAVLPLYLVTTLGFSPLGFGTLDGVYNGVSALVQLTGGHLADRVRGHKLLAGIGYGLSALCKPLLLIAGGLGTLGTVLALERTGKGLRTAPRDAMISLSTPAGNQGRAFGVHRAMDTTGAMLGPLAAFLILRAAADGYDAVFGVSACVAALGVVVLVLFVPGGPHGPGRRQDGRTHDAERTYDADVTDGADVGGGEPPVRVREALGLLRLPRLRALAGCAALLGLTTVSDAFVYLLLQRRVGVGEEWFTLLPLGTAVVFLLLAVPVGALADRAGRRTVFLAGHTGLLTAYALLLWAPDTPLLAPLVLALHGTFYAATDGVLPAALASLVPEHLRASGLAIVGTSQALARFCCSLAFGAAWTAWGDGPALTGSAVGLLCCAAVAGVVLRPAGGTR, from the coding sequence TTGTATCTCACCGACCGCTCCGCGCCCGTCGAGGCGGGCATCGACCGACGCCGAAGACGCGGCCCGGGACGGGGGGTCGCCCCGGTCGTGCTCGTGCTGGGCACGGTCAGCCTGATCACGGACATCTCCTCGGAGATGGTCACCGCCGTCCTGCCGCTCTACCTCGTCACCACGCTCGGCTTCAGCCCGCTGGGATTCGGCACCCTCGACGGTGTCTACAACGGCGTCAGCGCGCTGGTCCAGCTCACCGGCGGCCATCTCGCCGACCGGGTGCGGGGCCACAAGCTGCTGGCCGGGATCGGCTACGGCCTGTCCGCGCTGTGCAAGCCGCTGCTCCTGATCGCCGGCGGCCTCGGCACCCTCGGCACGGTCCTGGCGCTGGAACGGACCGGCAAGGGTCTGCGCACCGCCCCGCGCGACGCGATGATCTCCCTGTCCACCCCGGCCGGGAACCAGGGCCGGGCGTTCGGTGTCCACCGGGCGATGGACACCACCGGCGCGATGCTCGGCCCGCTGGCGGCGTTCCTCATCCTGCGTGCCGCGGCCGACGGTTACGACGCCGTGTTCGGCGTGAGCGCGTGCGTCGCCGCGCTGGGCGTGGTCGTACTGGTGCTGTTCGTGCCCGGAGGGCCGCACGGTCCGGGGAGACGGCAGGACGGGCGGACGCATGACGCGGAGAGGACCTACGACGCCGATGTGACGGACGGTGCCGATGTCGGGGGCGGCGAGCCGCCCGTCCGGGTTCGCGAGGCGCTGGGGCTGCTGCGGCTGCCGCGGCTGCGGGCACTCGCCGGCTGTGCCGCGCTGCTCGGCCTGACCACCGTCAGTGACGCCTTCGTGTATCTGCTCCTCCAGCGGCGGGTCGGGGTGGGCGAGGAGTGGTTCACGCTGCTGCCGCTGGGCACGGCCGTCGTGTTCCTGCTGCTGGCCGTGCCCGTCGGCGCGCTGGCCGACCGGGCCGGGCGACGCACCGTGTTCCTCGCCGGGCACACGGGTCTGCTGACCGCCTACGCCCTCCTGCTGTGGGCCCCGGACACACCGCTCCTCGCCCCCCTCGTCCTCGCCCTGCACGGCACGTTCTACGCGGCGACCGACGGGGTGCTCCCGGCCGCCCTCGCGAGCCTCGTGCCGGAGCATCTGCGCGCCAGCGGCCTGGCCATCGTCGGCACCAGCCAGGCGCTGGCCCGGTTCTGCTGCTCGCTGGCCTTCGGCGCGGCCTGGACGGCGTGGGGCGACGGCCCGGCGCTGACCGGCTCGGCGGTCGGCCTGCTGTGCTGCGCGGCCGTCGCGGGCGTGGTGCTGCGGCCGGCCGGCGGAACCCGATGA
- a CDS encoding SpoIIE family protein phosphatase/ATP-binding protein produces MSTPEPDRPRRRGEAWRSLLSVHSLAGQVFLLQLAVVVLIVAATLVALVVQARRDTMADARHRTLTTAQAFANSPGIVSALKSAHPSAALQPHAQAARKAAGVDAIIVYGLNGITLTHSDPHQIGKRVIGPYARAASGKPFTSTFQGSLGLSVVSAVPVRAPDGSVIAIVSVPVTVEAVQHRVNRQLPVLFGGAATALVVAAGGSALVSRRLRRQTHGLGPTEMTRMYEHHDAVLHAVREGVLIVGGDGRRLLLANDEARRLLDLPTDAEQRHVTDLGLAEELTALLASDRPATDEVYLAGDRLLAVNKRLTAPHGPAGSVVTLRDTTELRIVAGRAELARERLRLLYDAGLRIGTTLDVKRTAEELAEVAVPRFADIVTVDLLDPVLRGEEGSRTADGIIELRRSAVAGLDTDRLLHPVGELIRFVPEHPVSMALADGRPFLVGALNASGGWLAQDPERARRILDHGIHSLLVVPLRARGVVLGAVDFWRAKDSPPFEDEDVSFGEELAARAALCVDNARRYTREHTMAVTLQHSLLPRGLPEQSALDVAYRYLPAQAGVGGDWFDVIPLSGTRVALVVGDVVGHGLHAAATMGRLRTAVHNFAGLDLPVEELLVRLDELVAQIDAEEIAAAEDGQAMITGATCQYAVYDPTSGRLALGTAGHPGPAVVRPDGTVDLLQLPVSPPLGLGAGLPVETAELTVPEGSRLVLFTDGLIEDRTRDLDVGLEALRHALSGPPRTPEATCTAVMKAMLSDRPRDDIALLVARTCRLGPDQVAEWDVPRDPAAVGPVRAACARRLTEWGLEEVAFTAELVLSELITNAVRYGGEPIAVRLLRTVPLSGPGAGSLIFEVSDGSSTSPRLRRAKETDEGGRGLFLVARLAERWGTRYTPTGKVIWAEQSLHGGAAPEAAGLGDILLDQWDDTAL; encoded by the coding sequence ATGAGCACCCCCGAGCCGGATCGCCCCCGTCGCAGGGGAGAGGCGTGGCGGTCGCTGCTGAGCGTGCACAGCCTCGCCGGCCAGGTCTTCCTTCTGCAGCTGGCGGTCGTGGTGCTGATCGTCGCCGCCACCCTGGTGGCGCTCGTGGTGCAGGCGCGACGCGACACCATGGCGGACGCCCGCCACCGGACTCTCACCACGGCGCAGGCATTCGCGAACTCCCCCGGGATCGTGTCGGCACTGAAGAGCGCGCACCCGAGCGCGGCGCTGCAGCCGCATGCCCAGGCGGCCCGCAAGGCCGCCGGCGTCGACGCCATCATCGTGTACGGCTTGAACGGGATCACCCTCACCCACAGCGACCCGCACCAGATCGGGAAACGCGTCATCGGACCCTACGCACGGGCGGCGTCCGGCAAGCCGTTCACCAGCACCTTCCAGGGCTCCCTGGGCCTTTCCGTGGTCTCGGCGGTCCCCGTCAGGGCCCCCGACGGCTCGGTCATCGCCATCGTCTCCGTGCCCGTCACCGTGGAGGCCGTGCAGCACCGGGTGAACCGGCAGCTGCCGGTCCTCTTCGGTGGCGCCGCCACCGCCCTCGTCGTCGCCGCGGGCGGGTCGGCCCTGGTGAGCCGCCGTTTGCGGCGGCAGACCCATGGCCTGGGGCCCACCGAGATGACCCGGATGTACGAGCACCACGACGCGGTGCTGCACGCGGTCCGGGAGGGCGTGCTGATCGTCGGCGGCGACGGCCGCCGGCTGCTGCTGGCCAACGACGAGGCACGGCGGCTGCTGGACCTGCCGACGGACGCGGAGCAGCGCCACGTCACCGATCTGGGGCTCGCCGAGGAGCTCACCGCGCTGCTGGCCTCCGACCGCCCCGCCACGGACGAGGTGTACCTGGCGGGCGACCGGCTGCTCGCGGTCAACAAGCGGCTCACCGCACCACACGGACCGGCCGGCAGCGTGGTCACGCTCCGCGACACCACCGAGCTGCGGATCGTCGCCGGACGGGCGGAGTTGGCGCGCGAGCGGCTGAGACTGCTCTACGACGCCGGGCTGCGGATCGGCACCACCCTCGATGTGAAGCGCACGGCCGAGGAACTGGCCGAGGTGGCGGTACCCCGGTTCGCCGACATCGTCACCGTCGACCTGCTGGACCCGGTCCTGCGCGGCGAGGAGGGCTCCCGTACGGCCGACGGGATCATCGAGCTGCGCCGCAGCGCGGTCGCCGGCCTGGACACGGACCGTCTCCTCCACCCCGTCGGCGAGCTGATCCGGTTCGTCCCCGAGCACCCCGTCTCCATGGCGCTGGCCGACGGCCGCCCGTTCCTGGTCGGAGCCCTGAACGCCTCCGGCGGCTGGCTGGCCCAGGACCCCGAACGAGCCCGGCGGATCCTCGACCACGGCATCCACTCCCTGCTCGTGGTTCCCTTGCGAGCGCGCGGCGTGGTGCTGGGAGCGGTGGATTTCTGGCGTGCGAAGGACTCCCCGCCGTTCGAGGACGAGGACGTGTCCTTCGGCGAGGAGCTCGCCGCCCGGGCGGCGCTGTGCGTCGACAACGCCCGCCGCTACACCCGCGAACACACCATGGCCGTCACCCTGCAGCACAGCCTGCTGCCCCGCGGGCTCCCCGAACAGTCCGCCCTCGACGTGGCCTACCGCTACCTGCCGGCCCAGGCCGGGGTGGGCGGTGACTGGTTCGACGTCATCCCGCTGTCCGGCACCCGGGTGGCCCTCGTCGTGGGCGACGTCGTCGGCCATGGTCTCCATGCCGCGGCGACCATGGGCCGGCTGCGCACCGCCGTGCACAACTTCGCCGGCCTCGACCTGCCGGTGGAGGAGCTGCTGGTCCGGCTGGACGAGCTGGTGGCCCAGATCGACGCCGAGGAGATCGCCGCCGCCGAGGACGGGCAGGCGATGATCACCGGGGCGACCTGTCAGTACGCCGTCTACGACCCCACCTCCGGGCGGCTGGCCCTCGGCACCGCCGGCCATCCGGGCCCGGCGGTGGTCCGGCCCGACGGCACCGTCGACCTCCTCCAGCTGCCCGTCTCCCCACCCCTGGGGCTCGGCGCCGGCCTGCCGGTCGAGACCGCCGAACTCACCGTTCCCGAGGGCTCCCGGCTGGTGCTCTTCACCGACGGGCTGATCGAGGACCGCACCCGAGACCTGGACGTCGGTCTGGAAGCCCTGCGCCATGCCCTGTCCGGGCCCCCGCGCACGCCGGAGGCCACGTGCACGGCGGTGATGAAGGCCATGCTGTCCGACCGGCCGAGGGACGACATCGCCCTCCTGGTGGCCCGCACCTGCCGGCTCGGACCGGATCAGGTCGCCGAGTGGGACGTGCCCCGTGACCCGGCGGCGGTGGGCCCGGTGCGCGCCGCCTGCGCCCGGCGGCTGACGGAGTGGGGCCTGGAGGAGGTCGCCTTCACCGCCGAACTCGTCCTCAGCGAGCTGATCACCAACGCCGTCCGCTACGGCGGCGAGCCCATCGCCGTCCGGCTGCTGCGTACGGTGCCACTCAGCGGTCCCGGCGCGGGCAGCCTGATCTTCGAGGTCTCCGACGGCAGCAGCACCTCGCCGCGGCTGCGCCGCGCCAAGGAGACCGACGAGGGCGGCCGCGGCCTCTTCCTGGTCGCCCGGTTGGCCGAACGCTGGGGGACCCGCTACACGCCCACCGGAAAGGTCATCTGGGCCGAACAGTCCCTCCACGGCGGCGCCGCTCCGGAGGCGGCGGGACTCGGCGACATCCTGCTTGACCAGTGGGACGACACGGCGCTGTGA
- a CDS encoding YbhB/YbcL family Raf kinase inhibitor-like protein produces MAGIELRSAAFSDHSMIPRHYAHDADNVSPPLTWSGVPDDAAELALLCEDPDAPSGTFVHWLVTGIDPHAGGLDAGETPQGSQTHRNGFGERGWGGPQPPVGDNAHRYFFRLYALPAPVSLPDRVSADEAHAVLDRQQLASGTIVGLYQR; encoded by the coding sequence ATGGCCGGTATCGAACTCAGAAGCGCAGCCTTCAGTGACCACAGCATGATCCCGCGCCACTACGCACATGACGCGGACAACGTGTCTCCCCCGCTCACCTGGTCCGGAGTACCGGATGACGCGGCGGAGCTGGCCCTGCTGTGCGAGGACCCGGACGCACCGTCCGGAACCTTCGTGCACTGGCTCGTCACCGGTATCGACCCCCACGCCGGGGGCCTGGACGCCGGCGAGACACCCCAGGGCAGCCAGACCCATCGCAACGGATTCGGGGAACGGGGCTGGGGCGGCCCACAGCCCCCGGTCGGCGACAACGCCCACCGGTACTTCTTCCGGCTCTACGCCCTCCCCGCCCCGGTCTCGCTCCCGGACCGGGTCAGCGCCGACGAGGCCCACGCCGTCCTGGACCGGCAGCAGCTGGCCAGCGGCACCATCGTCGGGCTGTACCAGCGCTGA
- a CDS encoding urea transporter has translation MRRHVRTKVLRRGPRFASRVLRGPAQVMFLDSAWAGAVFALALWTADWRYGVYALGGAALGTGAARLLGAPHDRVRAGLEGLNSCLTALCVAVFLGAGRPATVVLAAGACLVVTVVTAAVIRLLHVWDLPALTLPYCLLVGAVTVAAPAFRRICPHGRSIAALPGAASGSTVLHWKDVAGAFFRNVSQVFFLEQWQAGVLLLAGLFLASRAAGWMACAGSATGILTAWALGTPAARIADGTMGYNAVLVAPALCGVFLAATRTTLPYALLGAATATALTPAVAALLAPSGGHPFTWPFVLTTLGFLAAARSFPRVTDPTGRRTSSRSAPSLHRDQATAG, from the coding sequence ATGCGGCGCCATGTCAGGACGAAGGTGCTCAGACGCGGTCCGCGGTTCGCGAGCCGCGTGCTGCGGGGGCCGGCGCAGGTCATGTTCCTCGACAGCGCATGGGCAGGCGCCGTCTTCGCCCTCGCGCTGTGGACGGCGGACTGGCGCTACGGCGTCTACGCCCTGGGCGGCGCAGCCCTCGGAACCGGCGCCGCACGCCTGCTGGGCGCTCCTCATGACCGGGTACGGGCGGGGCTGGAGGGCCTCAACTCCTGCCTGACCGCGCTCTGCGTCGCCGTGTTCCTCGGCGCGGGCCGGCCGGCCACGGTGGTGCTGGCGGCCGGGGCCTGCCTCGTGGTCACCGTCGTCACCGCGGCCGTGATCCGGCTGCTGCACGTGTGGGATCTGCCGGCCCTGACCCTGCCCTACTGCCTGCTGGTGGGCGCGGTCACCGTGGCCGCGCCCGCCTTCCGGCGGATCTGCCCCCACGGCCGGAGCATCGCCGCGCTGCCCGGCGCCGCCTCCGGATCCACCGTCCTGCACTGGAAGGACGTGGCGGGAGCGTTCTTCCGCAACGTCTCCCAGGTCTTCTTCCTGGAGCAGTGGCAAGCGGGGGTCCTGCTGCTGGCCGGCCTCTTCCTGGCCAGCCGGGCCGCGGGATGGATGGCCTGCGCCGGCAGCGCGACGGGCATCTTGACGGCGTGGGCGCTCGGCACGCCGGCCGCCCGGATCGCGGACGGCACGATGGGCTACAACGCGGTACTGGTCGCGCCGGCGCTCTGCGGGGTGTTCCTGGCCGCCACCCGGACGACGCTGCCGTACGCCCTGCTCGGCGCGGCGACCGCGACCGCCCTGACCCCGGCCGTCGCCGCACTCCTCGCCCCGTCCGGCGGCCACCCGTTCACCTGGCCGTTCGTGCTGACGACCCTCGGCTTCCTGGCGGCCGCCCGGTCCTTCCCGCGCGTCACCGACCCGACCGGGCGCCGCACCTCGAGCCGGTCCGCCCCGTCACTCCACCGCGACCAGGCCACCGCCGGCTGA
- a CDS encoding erythromycin esterase family protein, with amino-acid sequence MPETDQDRIRRQALPLTDPASLDPLMERIGDARHVLLGEASHGTADYYRVRDLLTRRLIEEKGFSFVAVEGDWPDCQAVHCAVVAAPGAPEDPGEVLAGFRRWPTWMWGNTDVAAFTRWLRRHNEALPPERRVGFFGLDVYSLWESLDVVLAHLREHDPDKVEHALEACRCFEPYARDPQSYAVATRYVPEGCEPQVVSLLTELRRRAAQAAAMDGSLAEFAARQNAEVLAGAEAYYRVMLDSGPESWNIRDRHMADTLDRLMEHYGPEAKAVVWAHNTHIGDARATDMADVGEINVGQLVRERHMGRGVVLVGFSSHSGTVIAADAWGDAPRIMGVPAARRGSVEDLLHRALPGERALFVFPHVQFQHPPSSGRGEWFHEEHGHRAIGVVYRPQYDRVGNYVPTVLAQRYDAFCYLDRTHALTPLHPWSEGSREEQTWPAGV; translated from the coding sequence GTGCCCGAAACCGACCAGGACCGCATCCGCAGGCAGGCCCTGCCGCTGACCGATCCGGCGTCGCTGGACCCGTTGATGGAACGCATCGGCGACGCCCGCCATGTGCTGCTCGGCGAGGCGTCCCACGGCACCGCGGACTACTACCGGGTGCGCGATCTGCTGACGCGCCGGCTGATCGAGGAGAAGGGTTTCTCCTTCGTCGCGGTGGAGGGCGACTGGCCGGACTGCCAGGCCGTGCACTGCGCCGTGGTCGCCGCGCCGGGCGCGCCCGAGGATCCCGGCGAGGTGCTGGCGGGCTTCAGGCGCTGGCCGACGTGGATGTGGGGCAACACCGACGTGGCCGCCTTCACCCGGTGGCTGCGCCGGCACAACGAGGCTCTGCCGCCCGAGCGGCGCGTGGGCTTCTTCGGGCTGGACGTCTACAGCCTGTGGGAGTCGCTGGACGTGGTGCTGGCCCACCTGCGCGAGCACGATCCCGACAAGGTGGAGCACGCCCTGGAGGCGTGCCGTTGCTTCGAGCCGTACGCCCGGGATCCGCAGTCCTACGCGGTGGCCACCCGCTATGTGCCGGAGGGCTGTGAGCCCCAGGTGGTGTCCCTGCTCACCGAGCTGCGGCGGCGGGCGGCGCAGGCGGCGGCCATGGACGGTTCGCTCGCGGAATTCGCCGCCCGGCAGAACGCCGAGGTGCTGGCCGGGGCCGAGGCCTACTACCGGGTCATGCTCGACAGCGGCCCCGAGTCGTGGAACATCCGGGACCGCCACATGGCCGACACGCTGGACCGGTTGATGGAGCATTACGGCCCCGAGGCCAAGGCCGTGGTCTGGGCGCACAACACCCACATCGGCGACGCGCGTGCCACGGACATGGCCGACGTCGGCGAGATAAACGTCGGCCAGCTGGTGCGCGAGCGGCACATGGGGAGGGGTGTGGTGCTTGTCGGGTTCAGCTCGCACTCCGGCACCGTGATCGCCGCGGACGCCTGGGGCGACGCACCGAGGATCATGGGCGTGCCGGCCGCCCGCCGGGGGAGTGTGGAGGATCTGCTGCACCGGGCGCTGCCGGGCGAGCGGGCGCTGTTCGTCTTCCCGCATGTGCAGTTCCAGCATCCGCCCTCCTCCGGGCGGGGCGAATGGTTCCACGAAGAGCATGGTCACCGCGCGATCGGCGTGGTGTACCGGCCGCAGTACGACCGCGTCGGCAACTACGTCCCCACGGTTCTGGCCCAGCGCTACGACGCCTTCTGCTACCTCGACCGCACCCACGCGCTCACCCCGCTGCACCCCTGGTCCGAGGGGAGCCGGGAGGAGCAGACCTGGCCCGCGGGTGTGTGA
- a CDS encoding sigma-70 family RNA polymerase sigma factor — protein sequence MPAPARSALADPQERRRAAARAARPRSRVPETTGDEPDLLGQYLVQIAATPLLDAADEVRLARHIEAGVHATEELERAGTGEHALSPSRRHELEAAAREGMQAKDHMIRANLRLVVSIAKRHAHRGAPLLDLIQEGNLGLMRAVEKFDHTKGFKFSTYATWWIRQAIERGLAQHARTVRLPMHVVEQLQKLAKVERQLQLRLDREPTDDEVARESGFAEDRVVWLRRVGRQALSLDTPVDETGETVVGDLIPATDVLQAPQVAEYRALAEDLRDALGVLAPREAMILSLRYGLHDGHPRTLQQVADQVGLTRERVRQLEKESLTRLRAPETGERLLDWAG from the coding sequence ATGCCTGCCCCGGCACGATCCGCACTCGCGGATCCCCAAGAGCGCCGCCGTGCCGCCGCCCGAGCGGCCCGCCCGCGCAGCCGGGTCCCGGAGACCACCGGCGACGAGCCGGACCTGCTCGGACAGTACCTGGTCCAGATCGCCGCGACCCCCCTGCTCGACGCCGCGGACGAGGTGCGGCTGGCCCGGCACATCGAGGCCGGAGTGCACGCCACCGAGGAACTGGAGCGGGCCGGCACCGGCGAGCACGCTCTCTCCCCGTCGCGGCGCCATGAGCTGGAGGCGGCCGCGCGGGAGGGCATGCAGGCCAAGGACCACATGATCCGGGCCAACCTGCGGCTCGTGGTGTCGATCGCCAAACGGCACGCCCACCGGGGCGCGCCCCTGCTCGACCTGATCCAGGAAGGCAACCTCGGGCTGATGCGGGCGGTGGAGAAGTTCGACCACACCAAGGGCTTCAAATTCTCCACGTACGCCACCTGGTGGATCCGGCAAGCCATCGAGCGGGGCCTGGCCCAGCACGCCCGCACCGTACGGCTGCCGATGCACGTCGTGGAGCAACTGCAGAAGCTCGCGAAGGTCGAACGGCAACTCCAGTTGCGCCTCGACCGCGAGCCGACGGACGACGAGGTGGCCCGGGAGAGCGGGTTCGCCGAGGACCGGGTCGTCTGGCTGCGCCGGGTGGGCCGGCAGGCGCTGAGCCTGGACACGCCTGTGGACGAGACGGGCGAGACCGTGGTCGGGGACCTCATTCCCGCCACCGACGTACTCCAGGCCCCGCAGGTCGCCGAGTACCGGGCGCTCGCGGAGGACCTCAGGGACGCCCTGGGCGTGCTGGCACCCCGCGAAGCCATGATCCTCAGTCTGCGCTACGGGCTGCACGACGGGCATCCGCGCACGCTGCAACAGGTGGCCGACCAGGTCGGGCTGACCCGGGAACGCGTGCGCCAGCTGGAGAAGGAGTCCCTCACCCGGCTGCGGGCACCCGAGACGGGCGAGCGCCTGCTGGACTGGGCGGGCTGA